The Vigna unguiculata cultivar IT97K-499-35 chromosome 6, ASM411807v1, whole genome shotgun sequence genome contains a region encoding:
- the LOC114188515 gene encoding probable lipid phosphate phosphatase 4 → MTFQSPGSKLALTHKHDWLILVLLAIIDGLLNLVEPFHRYVGEHMMTNLMFPFKKDTIPMWGVPIVSIFVPIIIFIGFYCSRRDIYDLHHAILGLMFSSLITGVITDCIKDAVGRPRPNFFYRCFPDKIPVYDKDTGDVLCTGIKAVIKEGYKSFPSGHTSWSFAGLGFLSWYLSGKIRVFDRRGHIGKLCLVLLPLLIAALIGVTRVDDYWHHWTDVFVGGIIGLVVSSTCYLLLFPLPTLPHGWAPHAFFDMMGEDPSTAGQTPHQSKFDEVPLQLMESGRYM, encoded by the exons atgacttttcAATCTCCGGGAAGCAAGTTGGCACTAACTCACAAGCATGATTGGCTGATTCTTGTGCTTCTTGCGATTATCGACGGACTCTTGAATTTGGTAGAACCATTCCATCGCTATGTTGGAGAACACATGATGACAAATCTTATGTTCCCATTCAAAAAAGATACCATACCCATGTGGGGTGTTCCC ATCGTCTCTATTTTTGTCcccattattatttttattgggTTTTACTGTTCGAGAAGGGATATCTATGATTTACACCATGCCATATTAG GTCTCATGTTTTCTAGTTTAATCACCGGAGTCATCACAGATTGCATTAAAGACGCTGTTGGTAGACCACGACCAAACTTCTTCTACCGGTGTTTCCCTGACAAAATACCT GTGTATGACAAAGACACTGGTGATGTTCTTTGTACCGGGATTAAAGCCGTTATAAAGGAAGGATACAAAAGTTTTCCAAGTGGACATACTTCAT GGTCCTTTGCTGGTCTTGGTTTTCTTTCATGGTATTTATCAGGGAAAATTAGAGTGTTTGATCGTAGAGGCCATATTGGGAAATTATGCCTAGTCTTGCTTCCTTTGCTTATTGCTGCTCTTATTGGAGTTACTCGAGTTGATGATTACTGGCATCATTGGACTGATGTGTTTGTCGGAGGCATCATAG GTCTTGTAGTGTCTTCAACATGCTATTTGCTACTTTTTCCCCTGCCTACTCTACCACATG GTTGGGCACCTCATGCATTTTTTGATATGATGGGAGAAGATCCATCTACAGCAGGCCAAACTCCACATCAATCAAAATTTGATGAAGTACCCCTACAGTTAATGGAGAGTGGAAGATATATGTGA
- the LOC114186978 gene encoding glucan endo-1,3-beta-glucosidase 9 gives MPPISCFLLLTFLFTTSTLDVVVGAVGVNWGTMASHPLPPLKVVKLLKSNNINKVKLFDANSDVLQSLSGSNVAVTVGIPNAMLRSLNSSKKAADSWVHDNVTRYIPNGGSVTRIEYVAVGDEPFHKSYGEQFHPFVIGAAMNIQAALKKAKLDSKVKVVVPCSFDSFETGFNTSSEVHFRPDVNKTMTELLMFLGKLGSPFFVTISPFITHLENKNISLDFSLFRETARPHSFSHKTYKNSFDLSYDTVVTALSSAGYPNMDIVVAKIGWPTDGAANASSNLAETFIKGLINHLRSNLGTPLRPHKPPLETYILSLLDEDQRSIASGNFERHWGLFTFDGQAKYRVDLGQGSNSLVNAQNVEYLSSKWCVVNNNKDLSNASASALEACANADCTALSPGGSCFNISWPSNISYAFNSYYQQHDQRAESCDFAGLGLITTVDPSMDHCRFPIEIRISHAEFHRLCNFQWLILLVTTLLAAAFSV, from the exons ATGCCTCCCATTTCTTGCTTCCTCCTACTGACCTTCCTCTTCACCACTTCCACCTTGGACGTCGTCGTTGGAGCTGTAGGGGTGAACTGGGGCACCATGGCTTCTCACCCCCTTCCGCCCCTCAAGGTGGTGAAGCTCTTGAAGTCCAACAACATCAATAAAGTTAAGCTCTTTGATGCCAACTCTGATGTTCTTCAGTCTCTTTCTGGTTCCAACGTTGCTGTTACTGTCGGCATTCCCAACGCTATGCTAAGAAGCTTGAACTCTTCTAAGAAAGCGGCGGATAGTTGGGTCCATGATAACGTTACCCGCTACATACCTAATGGGGGCAGTGTAACTCGAATTGA ATATGTTGCAGTTGGTGATGAGCCTTTTCATAAAAGCTACGGTGAACAATTTCATCCCTTCGTAATTGGAGCTGCTATGAACATTCAAGCAGCTCTAAAGAAAGCAAAATTGGACAGCAAAGTGAAAGTTGTGGTTCCCTGCAGCTTTGACAGTTTTGAAACAGGATTTAACACGTCCTCAGAAGTGCATTTCAGGCCTGATGTCAACAAAACCATGACCGAGCTCCTCATGTTTCTTGGTAAGCTAGGATCACCATTCTTTGTCACCATTTCTCCGTTCATAACCCAccttgaaaacaaaaacatttcgCTGGATTTTTCCCTCTTCAGAGAAACTGCACGCCCTCATAGTTTTAGCCATAAGACATACAAAAACAGCTTTGACTTGAGCTATGATACAGTGGTTACTGCATTATCATCAGCAGGATATCCTAATATGGACATTGTTGTGGCAAAGATTGGTTGGCCAACCGATGGGGCTGCGAATGCAAGCTCAAACCTTGCTGAAACCTTCATCAAAGGCCTCATAAACCACCTTCGTAGTAACTTGGGCACCCCACTCAGGCCACATAAGCCACCTCTTGAAACATACATTTTGAGCCTTCTTGATGAAGATCAAAGGAGCATTGCTTCTGGAAACTTTGAAAGGCATTGGGGTTTGTTCACTTTCGACGGTCAAGCAAAGTACCGGGTGGATCTTGGCCAGGGTTCAAATAGCCTAGTGAATGCTCAAAATGTTGAGTATCTCTCTTCCAAGTGGTGTGTTGTGAACAACAATAAAGACCTGTCAAATGCATCTGCCAGTGCTTTAGAGGCTTGTGCAAATGCTGATTGCACTGCACTATCTCCTGGTGGATCTTGCTTCAATATCAGTTGGCCTAGTAACATATCATATGCTTTTAATAGTTACTATCAGCAGCATGATCAGAGAGCTGAAAGCTGTGACTTTGCAGGTCTAGGTTTGATCACCACTGTTGATCCATCCATGGATCATTGCAGGTTTCCTATTGAGATTCGCATCTCTCATGCAGAATTTCACAGGCTGTGTAATTTCCAGTGGCTGATTTTGCTTGTTACAACCCTCTTGGCTGCAGCTTTTTCTGTTTGA